Proteins encoded together in one Oligoflexia bacterium window:
- a CDS encoding nucleotidyltransferase, producing MQNLNSLLKILLENKIDFVLIGGYAAVLHGATQVTQDVDICALLSSENLDKFRIALKDFDPRHRMNPSFKPSLLDFPSVNQKTENMYLTTTIGVLDVLENVQPIGNFERIKSKAITVPLFGFSCSVISLDDLIEVKKSMTREKDKSILKELLNLKNSKK from the coding sequence ATGCAAAATCTAAATTCACTCCTCAAGATACTCCTCGAAAACAAAATTGATTTTGTACTTATTGGTGGCTACGCTGCAGTCCTCCACGGGGCTACTCAAGTCACCCAAGATGTAGATATTTGCGCGTTATTAAGTTCTGAGAATTTAGATAAATTTCGTATTGCTCTGAAAGACTTTGACCCCAGACATCGGATGAATCCTAGTTTCAAACCAAGTTTATTAGATTTTCCCTCTGTAAATCAAAAAACTGAAAATATGTACCTGACTACAACAATCGGCGTGTTAGATGTTCTTGAAAATGTGCAACCAATTGGTAATTTTGAACGTATAAAATCAAAGGCCATTACAGTTCCTTTGTTTGGCTTTTCTTGCAGTGTAATTTCACTCGATGATCTGATTGAAGTTAAAAAGTCGATGACTCGCGAAAAAGATAAAAGCATACTTAAAGAACTGCTTAACCTAAAGAACAGTAAAAAATAG
- the mnmH gene encoding tRNA 2-selenouridine(34) synthase MnmH: MLKAIPVEEILSAQGVIIDVRSESEFAEAHVPGAIGISLFSDGERAEVGTLYKKSGPESARVRGLEIVKPKLSTFWIAFEGLFKELKLNQPGDEILKQAFAIVADRLMHETPTDDVASLIVQNPKVHERELIFYCWRGGARSRSMAMLAQLLGFNSRVVTGGHKAFRAYVQNYLDAPEYPFKICTLYGLTGAAKTQILQQWQVEGKPIIDLEALAFHRGSAFGQLGFAERGRQKDFENNLFWQMQKLAARGEKFIVVEGESQRIGYCQLPNRFMEAMLDGIHVKVDRSLEERVEHIIDHYVKPFKEEAVMQEAVRALDAIKRKLGSEKHKELALILAQKNYSDFTRELLVNYYDKLYGLSRAPDDFYHLVINGASDWEKIAVLLNG; the protein is encoded by the coding sequence ATGTTGAAAGCCATTCCTGTCGAAGAAATATTAAGCGCGCAAGGCGTCATAATTGATGTTCGCTCTGAAAGCGAATTCGCTGAGGCCCATGTGCCTGGCGCTATAGGTATTTCACTGTTTTCTGATGGTGAAAGAGCAGAGGTGGGCACACTTTATAAGAAAAGTGGCCCAGAATCTGCCCGGGTGCGTGGCCTTGAGATTGTTAAACCCAAACTCTCAACATTTTGGATAGCGTTTGAAGGGCTTTTTAAAGAACTAAAACTAAATCAACCTGGTGATGAAATATTAAAGCAAGCCTTTGCGATTGTTGCCGATCGCTTAATGCATGAAACTCCAACTGATGACGTAGCATCTTTAATTGTTCAAAATCCAAAAGTTCATGAGCGAGAATTGATATTTTATTGTTGGCGCGGTGGTGCTCGTTCAAGAAGTATGGCCATGCTAGCTCAACTTTTGGGTTTTAATTCCCGCGTAGTCACTGGCGGGCATAAAGCCTTTCGCGCGTATGTTCAAAATTATTTAGATGCGCCAGAATATCCGTTTAAAATTTGCACACTTTACGGATTAACGGGTGCGGCGAAAACACAAATACTTCAGCAATGGCAGGTTGAAGGCAAACCCATCATTGATTTAGAGGCGTTGGCGTTTCATCGCGGCAGTGCGTTTGGACAATTGGGTTTTGCGGAACGTGGGCGACAAAAAGATTTTGAGAACAATCTTTTTTGGCAAATGCAAAAGCTTGCTGCGCGCGGAGAAAAATTCATCGTTGTGGAAGGTGAAAGTCAGCGCATTGGTTATTGCCAACTTCCCAATCGCTTTATGGAGGCAATGCTCGACGGGATTCATGTGAAAGTTGATCGTTCACTTGAAGAGCGTGTGGAACATATTATTGATCACTACGTTAAGCCGTTTAAAGAAGAAGCCGTGATGCAAGAAGCCGTTAGAGCCCTTGATGCGATTAAAAGAAAATTGGGCTCAGAAAAACATAAAGAACTCGCCTTGATTCTCGCACAAAAAAATTATTCAGATTTCACCCGTGAACTTTTAGTAAACTACTACGACAAACTCTACGGCCTAAGCCGCGCACCAGATGATTTTTACCATTTGGTAATCAATGGTGCCAGCGATTGGGAAAAGATTGCCGTTTTATTAAATGGTTAA
- a CDS encoding PBP1A family penicillin-binding protein — translation MKLKNIIAVVIIVGFLGVIGITISFFIAAASLPKLITLEDYKPLVVSEIYSRDGKKVGEFFREKRIIIPYKQIPEQVYRAFIAAEDSTFFKHGGINLTAILRASIANLKAGHTVQGGSTITQQVAKSLMLTPEKKLSRKIKEAILAYRMEKNLTKEDILYLYLNQIYLGHGAYGVQAAAQNYYRKDVSELTLAETAMLAGLPQAPGKYSPVLNPLRAKERQVYVIGRMADDGYITKDEAKKAISEPVKVYYREEFQDLAPFYKETVRQFLNASLGEEKVLDEGIKIYTAMDSKKQLAAQASVEKNLRDLDKRQGYRGAEKNLKTAEEIAQLLVKERDSLMQKNQPYRIVTPDGKEPPKPPLDLKHKDGTPNIPTYVTVNQIVKGVVTKIDTKWSLVTVRFTESQGLIDIDDMNWARKPDVTKHHTEDTIKDPSKALKIGDVVDVRIKSDKFTSKRIDEQLKKVKVVKGKKPPPPPADLPPFAEYVGLTLEQEPIAQAALLSFDLDTGDVLAMVGGSNFAKSEYNRALQAARQTGSTYKAIIYAAALDKGFTSASTIVDAPVVYEEGEGQETKKWKPGNFENKFSGDVLFRNAIIKSLNIPTVKILETIGLDWVAKYSRRLGIFSPLNLDFTMALGSSGVTLFEMTKAFSVFAKGGKITKPILIKKVTDSAGKEILIENVLLDEKFKKEIDALASATPIATPVAAETTGAAPAVTEETFKFDNPDQAISAQTAYLITNLLKGVVQEGTGWRAKALGRPSAGKTGTTNGYYDAWYVGYTAHVSTGVWVGFDDEKPLGRFETGNASALPIWVDYMNVAVEDTPASDFAVPSGIVFANIDAETGKLASAKSKRAVREAFREGTEPSASGEELPQAEEKNFFKEDLSE, via the coding sequence GTGAAACTTAAAAACATTATAGCAGTCGTAATTATTGTCGGATTTTTAGGGGTTATCGGAATCACCATCTCCTTTTTCATCGCAGCAGCGAGTCTCCCAAAACTTATCACACTTGAAGATTACAAGCCTCTTGTGGTGAGTGAGATTTATTCGCGCGATGGTAAAAAGGTGGGCGAATTTTTTCGCGAAAAGCGAATAATCATTCCATACAAACAAATCCCCGAACAAGTCTATCGCGCGTTTATCGCAGCCGAAGACTCAACATTTTTTAAACATGGTGGAATAAATTTAACCGCTATTTTACGCGCGAGTATTGCCAATCTCAAAGCCGGTCATACAGTACAAGGCGGAAGCACGATCACACAACAGGTCGCAAAATCATTGATGCTTACACCTGAGAAAAAACTTTCGCGAAAAATTAAAGAAGCCATTTTGGCCTATCGCATGGAAAAAAATCTCACCAAAGAAGACATCTTGTATCTCTATTTAAATCAAATTTATCTAGGCCACGGTGCCTATGGTGTTCAAGCGGCGGCGCAAAACTATTATCGTAAAGATGTAAGTGAACTCACATTAGCAGAAACAGCAATGCTCGCAGGTCTTCCCCAAGCTCCAGGCAAATATTCACCCGTATTAAACCCGCTGCGAGCCAAAGAGCGCCAAGTTTATGTTATAGGGCGCATGGCTGATGATGGTTACATCACCAAAGATGAAGCAAAAAAGGCGATCTCAGAGCCTGTAAAAGTTTATTACCGTGAAGAGTTTCAAGATCTTGCACCATTTTACAAAGAGACTGTCCGACAATTTCTCAATGCTTCACTGGGCGAAGAAAAAGTTCTTGATGAAGGAATTAAAATCTACACAGCAATGGATTCTAAAAAACAATTAGCCGCACAAGCCTCGGTTGAAAAAAATCTGCGTGATCTTGATAAACGACAAGGCTACAGAGGGGCTGAGAAAAACCTCAAAACAGCAGAAGAGATCGCACAACTCTTAGTCAAAGAACGCGATAGCTTAATGCAAAAAAATCAGCCTTACAGAATCGTCACACCTGATGGAAAAGAACCACCTAAGCCGCCACTTGATCTCAAACATAAAGACGGAACACCTAATATTCCAACCTACGTGACTGTTAATCAAATCGTGAAAGGTGTTGTTACAAAAATTGATACCAAATGGAGCTTGGTCACCGTTCGTTTTACAGAGTCTCAAGGTCTTATTGATATCGATGATATGAATTGGGCACGTAAACCCGACGTTACAAAACATCACACCGAAGACACGATTAAAGATCCGTCTAAAGCATTAAAAATCGGGGATGTCGTTGATGTCAGAATTAAATCAGATAAATTCACATCAAAAAGAATTGATGAGCAGCTTAAAAAAGTAAAAGTCGTTAAAGGAAAAAAACCACCACCACCGCCCGCTGATCTTCCGCCATTTGCAGAATATGTTGGCCTGACTCTAGAACAAGAACCCATTGCGCAAGCAGCTCTTTTAAGTTTTGATCTCGATACGGGCGACGTATTAGCTATGGTCGGCGGGTCAAACTTTGCAAAATCTGAATACAATCGAGCTCTTCAGGCTGCTAGGCAAACGGGTTCTACTTATAAGGCCATCATTTATGCCGCCGCATTAGATAAGGGTTTTACTTCTGCTTCGACAATTGTAGATGCACCGGTTGTGTATGAAGAGGGCGAAGGTCAAGAAACAAAAAAATGGAAACCTGGGAATTTTGAAAACAAATTTTCTGGCGATGTTTTATTTCGAAACGCAATTATTAAATCATTAAATATTCCAACAGTAAAAATTCTTGAAACAATTGGTCTTGATTGGGTTGCAAAATATTCTAGACGTTTAGGAATATTTAGCCCGCTCAATTTAGACTTCACCATGGCACTGGGTTCAAGCGGTGTTACACTTTTTGAAATGACAAAAGCGTTTTCTGTTTTTGCAAAAGGTGGAAAAATCACAAAACCGATTCTCATTAAAAAAGTTACAGATTCAGCAGGTAAAGAAATTTTAATTGAAAATGTTTTACTTGATGAGAAATTTAAAAAAGAAATAGATGCTTTGGCTTCGGCAACACCGATCGCCACACCCGTTGCAGCTGAAACTACTGGTGCCGCCCCGGCTGTTACTGAAGAAACTTTTAAATTCGACAATCCAGATCAAGCGATCTCAGCGCAAACAGCATATTTAATCACCAACCTCTTAAAAGGTGTTGTTCAAGAGGGAACAGGCTGGCGCGCCAAGGCATTAGGAAGACCCTCAGCGGGAAAAACGGGCACAACAAACGGATATTACGACGCATGGTATGTCGGGTACACAGCTCATGTTTCAACAGGTGTATGGGTTGGCTTTGATGATGAAAAACCTTTAGGAAGATTTGAAACTGGTAACGCATCTGCACTTCCCATTTGGGTTGATTATATGAACGTTGCAGTAGAAGATACTCCCGCTTCAGATTTTGCTGTTCCTTCAGGCATTGTGTTTGCAAATATCGATGCTGAGACGGGCAAATTGGCCTCAGCAAAATCTAAGCGCGCAGTGCGAGAAGCATTTCGCGAGGGTACGGAGCCCTCTGCTTCTGGTGAAGAATTACCGCAGGCAGAAGAGAAGAATTTCTTTAAAGAGGATTTATCGGAGTGA
- a CDS encoding HNH endonuclease signature motif containing protein translates to MNEESKHVVGELKKLVSIERKNTGEILHYFYVIQKRRIFADYGYANIYKFGIKELGYTEAETQIRVTSSRLLGEIPELELKLNEGKLSVSMAHTLFNREKKAENAFSLEKKIEVLESFENKSVKECEKEIFKVATVMPVAPEKVRQVSKELAQITINVPLEFLDEIENLKNIYSNSHPGITTGELLAMLVKKETQKLDPVREPRKYNQVKVRRSASGTNEKCKRTISSALKRKVWQKYHSQCSFQTMDGKSCDSKYGLEIDHVRPLALGGETSIDNLRLLCKSHNQKLPLISLASRI, encoded by the coding sequence ATGAATGAAGAATCAAAACACGTTGTGGGTGAGCTTAAAAAGCTCGTTTCAATTGAACGTAAAAATACGGGTGAGATTCTTCATTACTTCTATGTTATTCAAAAGCGAAGAATCTTTGCTGATTATGGGTATGCAAATATTTATAAATTTGGAATAAAAGAATTAGGCTACACCGAAGCTGAAACTCAAATTAGAGTTACAAGCTCAAGACTATTGGGTGAAATTCCAGAACTTGAATTAAAACTTAATGAAGGTAAGTTGTCTGTGTCTATGGCTCACACATTATTTAATAGAGAGAAAAAGGCTGAAAATGCGTTTTCTTTAGAAAAGAAAATTGAAGTACTTGAGAGTTTTGAGAATAAATCTGTAAAAGAATGTGAAAAAGAGATTTTTAAAGTTGCGACTGTGATGCCTGTCGCACCTGAAAAGGTCAGGCAAGTTTCAAAAGAATTGGCGCAAATTACAATCAACGTGCCTTTAGAGTTTTTAGATGAAATTGAAAATCTTAAAAATATTTATTCTAACAGTCATCCTGGTATCACCACAGGTGAGCTTTTAGCGATGCTTGTTAAAAAAGAGACTCAAAAGCTTGATCCTGTTCGTGAGCCTCGAAAGTACAATCAAGTAAAAGTTCGCCGCTCCGCTTCTGGTACGAACGAGAAATGCAAACGTACCATTTCGTCAGCGCTTAAACGCAAAGTTTGGCAGAAGTATCATTCCCAATGCTCATTTCAAACCATGGATGGTAAATCTTGCGATTCAAAATATGGTCTTGAGATCGATCATGTCAGGCCCCTAGCTTTGGGAGGAGAAACATCAATAGACAATCTCAGACTTCTTTGCAAATCGCATAACCAAAAACTGCCATTGATCAGTTTGGCTTCACGCATATGA
- a CDS encoding ribbon-helix-helix protein, CopG family: MRTAKVISLSLPPDMQREVQKIAKEEHRTISELFREAFRQYLANRDLVAIRMEGRKIAKKMKLKSADVDRIVLSGRK, encoded by the coding sequence ATGAGAACAGCAAAAGTCATTAGTCTTTCTCTTCCTCCTGATATGCAAAGGGAAGTACAAAAGATCGCCAAAGAAGAACACCGTACTATTTCAGAACTTTTTAGAGAGGCCTTTAGACAATATTTAGCTAATCGAGATTTGGTCGCCATCAGGATGGAAGGACGAAAAATCGCCAAAAAAATGAAATTGAAATCAGCTGATGTAGATAGAATTGTTTTAAGCGGTAGAAAGTAA